The genomic interval GATTGAAATGGCCGGCACCCCCGCGATGTTGATGGGCAGCGTGCACACGTCGGAGAGGTACATCGCCAGCGGGTCGTCCGCCTTTTCGCCCGCCTTGAAGGGCACGGTGGGCGAGGTGGGCGTTATCAGCGCGTCGTACTTCTCGAAAGCCCGGTCGAACTCCATGCGGATGAGCGTGCGCACCTTCTGCGCCTTGAGGTAATAGGCGTCGTAGTAGCCGGCACTCAGCGCGTATGTCCCCAGCATGATGCGCCGCTTGACCTCCTGCCCGAAACCGAACTGGCGCGTCTTTTCCATGGCCTCCCACATGCTGTCGGTGCCCTGGTAGGAAAAGCCGTACTTCACGCCGTCGTAGCGCGACAGGTTGGCCGAAGCCTCGCTCGGCGCGATAATGTAATATACCGCCAGCGCGTAGGGCGTGCTCGGCAGGCTGACGTTACGGTCTATTTTCGCCCCCAGCTCCTCCAGCTTGGCGATGGCCGCTTCTATGGCCTGGGCCACTTCCGGCTGTATGCCCTCTACGAAATACTCTCTGGGGATGCCCAGTTTCATGCCTTTTATATCTCTGTTCAGGCTCTTGGTATAGTCCGGCACCTCGCAGGGGACGGAGGTCGAGTCATGCTCGTCGTGGCCGGAGATAGCGTTCATCACGATTGCCGCATCTTCAACGTCCTGCGTCATGGGGCCTATCTGGTCGAGGGACGAGGCGAAGGCTATCAGTCCGTAGCGGCTGACCCGCCCGTAGGTGGGCTTGAGGCCGGTGATGCTGCAAAAGCCCGCCGGCTGCCGGATGCTGCCGCCGGTGTCCGAGCCGAGGGCGTATAAACCCTCTCCCGCCGCCACCGCCGCTGCCGAACCGCCGGAAGACCCGCCCGGCACCCGCTCCAAATCCCAGGGGTTGCGCGTGGTGAAATAGGCCGAGTTCTCGGTTGACGAGCCCATGGCGAACTCGTCCATGTTGGCCTTGCCCAGCAGCACCATGCCCTGCGCGTAGAGCTTCTCGATGACGGTGGCGTTATAAGGGGGCACGAAGTTTTCCAGCATTTTGGACGAGCAGGTGGTGCGCACGCCTTTGGTGCACAGCACGTCTTTCATCACAGCGGGCACGCCGGTAAGGGGGTTGCAGTCTCCGCCGGCTATCCTTTTATCCGCTTCCCCCGCCTGCCTGA from Dehalococcoidia bacterium carries:
- the gatA gene encoding Asp-tRNA(Asn)/Glu-tRNA(Gln) amidotransferase subunit GatA, whose product is MTIPAYLTIHEAHKLLKTKQISSVELTKATLERIEKLDPKVKAFMTVTGDLALRQAGEADKRIAGGDCNPLTGVPAVMKDVLCTKGVRTTCSSKMLENFVPPYNATVIEKLYAQGMVLLGKANMDEFAMGSSTENSAYFTTRNPWDLERVPGGSSGGSAAAVAAGEGLYALGSDTGGSIRQPAGFCSITGLKPTYGRVSRYGLIAFASSLDQIGPMTQDVEDAAIVMNAISGHDEHDSTSVPCEVPDYTKSLNRDIKGMKLGIPREYFVEGIQPEVAQAIEAAIAKLEELGAKIDRNVSLPSTPYALAVYYIIAPSEASANLSRYDGVKYGFSYQGTDSMWEAMEKTRQFGFGQEVKRRIMLGTYALSAGYYDAYYLKAQKVRTLIRMEFDRAFEKYDALITPTSPTVPFKAGEKADDPLAMYLSDVCTLPINIAGVPAISIPGGFANGLPIGLQIIAKPFAEETIFRIAHAYEQATGWQKMKPKL